A stretch of DNA from Dehalobacterium formicoaceticum:
ATCCGGATGGATTTTCAGATTCTCCGCAATCTCCAATGCCTTGGAGGAAAGCAGGGCCTTCCATGCAAGCGCATTGTCATACCCCAGCCGGGAGGCATCCTCACGCCGGAGAGAAATAATCGGCATCCACACATTTCCGGTATATGCGGACAGCTCATCCGCAACTTGATTTAAGACCAGTGGATCATCGCCGCTCGTGAACAAACCGTGGCTGTCAAATTTTTCGACGCGGGGACGATTGGCAATGTAGTCCAGATATTTTTCCCGGTCACCGATTTTATCCAGATGCTGTTCCAATGCGATGGTGATAAACTCCGAGGCGTTTTCCCGGTTTGGGTATGCGAGGTAATCCTCATACTCGAACAGCTCCTTGGTGTCGGGAAACTCCCGGAGGATTTCCTTGACGAGAGCCTGCTGTTTTTTCGTAGCGTGCCAAAGCTCACGGCCATTCTTTATTTTATCCACACCATCACGGGTGGCAATATACTTGACGAGGTTATTCAGATGGGCGGCAGTTTTTTCGCTGCCTCCCTTGAGGTAACCGTTTTTTATAACGATGCGGGCCATTATTCTTCATCATCCTGGCTGCTCTGGAAGTCCACCGCATCATCCAGACGGATTTTGCCCCTGGTCTTTTTCACTTCGGCAACGCATCGGCCGCGAAGCCGGTGCAATTCATCATCTGTGATATTGAGCGTGGTTGCCAGCAGATGCATCATCATGCTGATCTCCACCGACAGACGAAAGAGGTTAGCCGCCACCCGGTTTTCGGTTTTCTGCAAGGTTCCCTCAACGGAGGAGAGCAGGGCTTTGGAGAGGTAGGATGTGATGTCCTCCGATCCAAGGTAACCCATATAAAAGCCGAGTGCCTTTTCTATGAACTCGCTTCGGCTCTTGCAGTTGTCCTTTTCCAGCCAGCCGTCCATCCGGTCCATCGTTTCGGGATACATCCAGACAGCGGTTCTTTCCTTGTTATTTTTCATCGGCAAATCCTCCTTAAGTGTGACGTCTACCCCAAAGGTGACGGTTAGAAAGTCTGTGGTTCTCTGCATTTTTTCTATTTTCGACCACCCCGGTTGTGACAAACCCTCAATCCGACCACCTCATGGGGAAGTGCGAAAAACGCCCAGCACTGCTGGGCGAAGTGAGCGGCGGGCGGTCGCTTGCGACCACCCGCCTTTCTCCTGCTCTTTTTTCGACCGAGGGGACCTGCCGGATTCGGGAGCCGGTGCGCCTTTCCAAACGCCCGGCACAAAGCCTTTACGTTGCCGTTTGGGGCGGGATGGGTTATGGATGCCACATCCGTCCTGAAAACGGCACACGGGGGCGAACAGGGGGCAACGCTGGGGGATACGTGCAGTGGGCGGTATGCTACTTCATCTCCATGCCAGAATGACCTTGGATAGGCTCGGATTGGCAAAGTTCTGTTTCTCTGAGGCTGAAAGAGGAAAGCGAATAGAATTCCCGGTCAAACTCACCCAAGCCGTGCCGTTTCAGAAATTCATCATTGCTGGCATTGATGCCGAGATCCTCTTTGCCGTATGCGTCAGTACAGGCGTATATTTCCTCTATGCTGCCGTCCTCCATGCGGAGAAACATTCCGGCCTTAATCTCATTGCTGTGCTTATCAAAATACTGCATCATTGCTCCTCCTGCCTCGGCTCTGCTGTCTGCCTGATTTTTTCTTTCTGCTTTTTGGGTGAAGCCTCCGCCGGAGCTTCACCCTCTATGCCCTCGTCAATGTATTCCCGGACGGAAGACGGAACATATTTTTCATAGAGCTTCTGCAGGGAATCACAAAGCTCTTTCGTGAGATCCGCGTCCTTCTTTTCCATGTAGCGTTTTACCGCACGGAGCTTTTCGCCGTCCATTTGTATGGTAATGCTTTCTTTTTTCATAATGGGAGCCCTCCTAATACTCAAATCCGATAAAGGTGAAGCCGGGTTCAAGCTCCGGCTCCTGCCCGGTGAATTCTGGAATGTCAGCAAAGAGCTGGCTGTATTCCGCGATCTTGCTCTTGCGGAGCGAGGTAAAGTTGCCGTCATGGGCGGTGTCGCAGACAAAAAACGGGCCGCAGATAATGTCCGCACCCAGCCTTCTGTTGGGTAGCATTCCGTTTATCTTGCCTTCCTCATTGCAGACGGCAACGCAGCCGTTTGGAAAGCCGATGCATTCAATCAGCCCTCCAACCTCCGCCTGCAGGCTGGCAAGGTCATTTGGGATTTCCTTGACTTGGGGCGCCTGCCCCGGCTCAATTTTGAGTACCTTAATCCTGTTTTCACGCATAAAATCATTCCTTCTTTCTCTTTTTACGGCAGATAATTTCTCGGATTCTGCTTCACGCCATTCACCCGCACCTCGAAGTGCAGATGGTTTCCGGTGCTGCGCCCGGTGGAGCCCACCTTGGCAACGGTTTCCCAGGCTTTCACCGTCTGCCCCTCACGGACAAGAATCCCCGAGCAGTGACCATATAAAGTCACCAGCCCGCCGCCGTGGTCAATGGTCAGGTAATAGCCGTAGCCGGTGCTACCATAGACCACGGTTTTCACCGTTCCCGCCTTGGCCGCACGGATGGAGGTGCCCTTTGCGGCGCCGAGATCGATACCGGAATGCCCTGCCTGTTGCCCGGTGATGGGGTCCGTCCTGCCGCCGAATTCGGAGGTCACCATGGACCGCCAGCTCTTTCCCAACGGAGAAACCAAGCCGGAGGCCGAGCTTTTCGGCGCTTCGGCGTAGGGTCTTGCGTACAGAACCTGCTTGCCGGAATCAAACAAATCTCGGTAGACGACCTGTCCTTTCGAGGAGGATGCGTCTACCACCTTGCCGTCTCCGGCGTAGATGCCGACGTGGGTAATGTTCATGAAGCGGCCGTTGGGCTTGTGGCTCCAGAACACCAAATCGCCGGAGGCAAGGCTGGATTTTGGTATGGTCAGCCCGTTGTCCACGCAGTATTTTCCCTGCGCCGCAGCCGTGCCGGGGAGATTTACGCCCAGCTTTTTATACACCCACTGCACAAGATAGCTGCAGTCGGTGTAGCTGCCCTGTCCGCGCAGCTCCTGTGAATACGGGTCGCCAAGGCGGGAAAGCCCCAGCCGGACAGCCTCCGTGCCCGTTTCTCCGACAGGCAAATCGGAATAAAAGCCGTCCATCTGATCCGGCGTCCAGTCCTGCCACGAATCGGAACCGTCTCCCTCCATGGGTGCGCCGGTGCCGTACCGGGCGCGGTAATAAATTTCGTTGGCGTTGGCCTGATCCTCATAGGTGATGGCTCTGCCAAGCAGTGCGCGGATGTTGTTGTAGACGGTGGGCAGCGAAGCAATGGGAACGGCTACGGTGTAGGTTTCTTCCGAGGTGGTGCCGTCGCCGTTGTCCACGGTACGGGTGCGTTCCTCGTAGGTCACAAAGCAGTCCACATATTTTCGATGCTCCAGCCGGGAGGGGGACTCCGCGCCGAAGAACAGAGAATAAAAAATTGCCTTGACCCGGTAATCGTCAAGGCTGTCGCCGCCCTCCATTTCCGCGTTCACATCGTTGATGGCATTGTCTATGAGGGTAAAGCTCTGGCGCATATCCCCGATGTATTCCCGGTACTCCGCAGGCATACTCGCCGGAATGACACCGCCATGGAAGCACAGCTCCACGGCGATGTTGTTGTGGCCCGTGGTGCCGGAGAGCAAGGAACAGACCAGCACGACGACTAAAATCAGCGGGGACAGGACGGCGGCGATTATCCAGCCGATGATCTTTCGGGTGCGCTCATCCGAGAGCGCGGCAGCGGCGGCTTTGGCAACCGCTGTGATGGTTGCGGGATCTGCCATGCCGTCACCACCATTTCATTTCACCAAAGCCGAACAGGTTTTGCTGTTCCGGCTCCGGCTCACTCTCCATGAGCTGCTCGGTATAGTCCACCGCCTGCTCCAGAACAGCGGGATCAAACCCCGCGGTTTTGTAGCCCTCACGGATGGTGTTGTAGTAATAGTCCGATGGGTACCCCAAGCGATGCCCCGGCGTCATGACATAGACCATGGCGGACACCATTTGTCCGTCCAGCGGCAGCTCCATCATTTCCTTGTCATAGAACCGGGGAAAGCCCTCGTAAACATCCAGCGCCGCCTCGTCCTTAGGCGTGATTTTCCATAGCAGAACAGGGACGGAGGAGCCCTCGCAGGGTTCGATGGTAGCAACGGCTCCGCTTCGGCCGCCCCGGAACACAAGAGCATAATTCTTGATTTCGGATGCCCCCACCACCTTGGCGGATGGGCAGCGATGCGCCATCTGCGGCAGATTGAGATTGCTGCCGTAGGCGATATACAGTTTATTTTTCATATGATCTCCCTTCTACATGGACATAGTAAAAGCGGGGGACTGATCGTCCTCCGCTTCCATAATGGGTTCTGGCACCGCTTCTTCCGGCGGGGTCTGCGCCTGGGAGCGCTCCGCCTCCCGCTTTTGCCGCAGCCGTTCTTTTTGTCTTTGGGCTTGTGCCGGGTCTTTCCACGCAATACAGCCCTCCAGATGATCCAGCAGATGCTTACGGGCGGTTTTGAACTCATCCCCGATCATGCCGAGACGTAAAAGCCAGACACGAAAGGTGTATTTTTCATTGCTGGATTGGGTTTTGGTAGGGCTTGCCGACCGCTGGTTGAGCGCCTGCGCGGTCATGGCAAGGCAGAACTGGATGTATGCCTTGATTTTCCCGGCGTGCAGCTCTCCGTTGAACGCCCGGAACTCCACCGTGCCCTTCTGGAACACACTGTGCAGATTCAGGCAGTGGTAGCGGCTGTCGTGATAATGCTCCCGGCTGCCGTCCCTGCCGTTGTACCAGAGGCTTTTCAGCCGGTCGAGGGTGGCGGGCTTCTGCCGGTTGAGCCGCTCTAAAAAAGCGGGGTCAATCTTTCGGCAGTAGTGGCTTTCCCGCCCCCGCGAAACCTTCAGCGCCTTGTAGATCATATCCTCCTTGGCCGCCATGATGTTGACCAGATTGCGGAGATGCGGCGCGTCAAAGGGCGCGGCGTTGATGTGAATATGGATGCCGCAGGAGGAATTCACAAACGCCCCGGCCTCCCGGAGCTTACGGATCAGCTCCTGCACTGTTTCAATATCCTTATACTGACAGATGGGGCTAACCAGCTCCACGCTGTAGTTCCGGTCGGCGCTGACCTTTCTGCGCCCTTCCTTCCGCTGGCAGTCCAGACTGCCGTCGCTCATGACCTTCCATTTGCGGCCGGTGGTATCCCTTGCAAAATAGGCGTCATAGAAGCTGCCCTCATATTCTTTTGTGGTGCCGAAATATTCGGCAATCACCTCGGCGGCGCGGCTTCTGGTAAGCCCGGTCATTTCAATTTCGATTCCAAAATCCTGACCCTGTAGTTCCATTTCACCACCGCCTTACCACATCCTGTGCTGCAGGGTCAGGTCTTTTTCCTGAGCCAGCCCCGCCAGCTCCGCCGCGGAATTGATGAATCCGCACAGCCGCTCCCTGCGCCATGTATCAATGAGATACCGTCCGCATTCCTCGTTGAGCGCATTGATTTTCAATACCGTATCCCGCACACACTCTGAAACGGCGGCGGGATCGCCCTGCGCTTCCATCAGATCGTCAATATAATCATCCAGAATCCGGCCCATGAGAGATACATCCTCCGGGGTATAGTGGTAGCTCCCGGCGTAGGGATCGGGGTATTCCTTGCCGTCCATGCAGCTGCGGAGCTGCTCCAAAATGGCGGGGCGCTCGTCGCAGTCCGCTTTCTGGTACTTCTCCATAAACGCTAAAAGATCCGCCTCCCGGTTGGGGGTGTAGCGGATAAAGGACAGCATATCTTCGAGGAGTCCCGATTTGTTTTCTTTCTGCTGTTGCAGTCTGTTCATGATTTTTTCTCCCTTCTTCATTATCTGCCGCCCGCCGTTCCGAACAATTTCTCCTTATACGCCGGAGCGTGGACCGCAAGGTTGTACCGCTCAATGCCGCATTTGTAAAGGCACACGCCCCGCTGGGGAAAGCGGATGAGGTTATATTCGGATTCCTCCAGCTGGAGGGAGTCGATATAGAACCGCTTGTCAATATTGCCTGCGTTAAACAGAAACGCATGAGACGGAATGGAAAACAGGGGCTTTGTCAGCTCCCGGATATGCTCAATGTTGAAGTCCTCCAAGTTCTGCGACGAAAGGATGACCGCCGATTCCTTCTTACGCACACGCTTCATGAAATTGCGGATATATTCAATAGCCGTCAGGTTGGTGAGGAACAGGTACAGCTCGTCAATGGCGGCGGCGGTGTTGCCCTCGGTCAGCAGCTTGTCGCTCATAAAGGACAGCACGTTAAACAGCAGGGCGTTCTTCACGTTCCGGCTGGCCTGCAAGAGTCCCTTGACGCCGAACACAATGAAGCGGTCGGAGGTCACGTTGGTGTGACCGTTGAAGAACTGACTCTCCGCGCCCATGCACATGGAGTGGAGCCCCAGCAGGATTTCCTGCAAAAGCTCCGGCGGGTAGAGCTGATATTTGGTCTTGTCATAGCCCTTGTACTCGGCTTCAATCAGGGCATACAGGTCGGACAAAATGGGATAGTCCGTGGTGCCAAGGCTCCTGAAATCGGTGCGGTCGCTGATGCCGAATTGTTCGTACAGCTTGCCCAGCATGATTTCAATGGCGTCAATGTGGCGGTCTGAAAAATCTTTGTAGCATCGGAAGAAATCCTTGAGAAAGCTGATGTGCTGACTGAGCTTGGTGGACTGGCGGAATGCCTGGGGCGCGTCGGTATCCTCCGGGCTGCCGCCCTCGTCCCATGTTTTCGGCTCCAGCGGATTAATCCGGTACCGGCCCGACATAAGGTCAATGAAACAGCCGCCGAGGTTTTCTGCCAGCTCCACATATTCGTGCTCGGGGTCCAGGCACAGAACGGACTTGCCTGATTCGAGGATATTGCAGAGAATGAGCTTGAGAAGATAGCTCTTGCCCTGACCGGAGTTCCCCAAAATCAGCACATTGGCATTTGTTTTGTCATCGTCGCGTTTGTCAAAATCCGCGATGATA
This window harbors:
- a CDS encoding amidoligase family protein; its protein translation is MELQGQDFGIEIEMTGLTRSRAAEVIAEYFGTTKEYEGSFYDAYFARDTTGRKWKVMSDGSLDCQRKEGRRKVSADRNYSVELVSPICQYKDIETVQELIRKLREAGAFVNSSCGIHIHINAAPFDAPHLRNLVNIMAAKEDMIYKALKVSRGRESHYCRKIDPAFLERLNRQKPATLDRLKSLWYNGRDGSREHYHDSRYHCLNLHSVFQKGTVEFRAFNGELHAGKIKAYIQFCLAMTAQALNQRSASPTKTQSSNEKYTFRVWLLRLGMIGDEFKTARKHLLDHLEGCIAWKDPAQAQRQKERLRQKREAERSQAQTPPEEAVPEPIMEAEDDQSPAFTMSM
- a CDS encoding peptidoglycan DD-metalloendopeptidase family protein, with amino-acid sequence MADPATITAVAKAAAAALSDERTRKIIGWIIAAVLSPLILVVVLVCSLLSGTTGHNNIAVELCFHGGVIPASMPAEYREYIGDMRQSFTLIDNAINDVNAEMEGGDSLDDYRVKAIFYSLFFGAESPSRLEHRKYVDCFVTYEERTRTVDNGDGTTSEETYTVAVPIASLPTVYNNIRALLGRAITYEDQANANEIYYRARYGTGAPMEGDGSDSWQDWTPDQMDGFYSDLPVGETGTEAVRLGLSRLGDPYSQELRGQGSYTDCSYLVQWVYKKLGVNLPGTAAAQGKYCVDNGLTIPKSSLASGDLVFWSHKPNGRFMNITHVGIYAGDGKVVDASSSKGQVVYRDLFDSGKQVLYARPYAEAPKSSASGLVSPLGKSWRSMVTSEFGGRTDPITGQQAGHSGIDLGAAKGTSIRAAKAGTVKTVVYGSTGYGYYLTIDHGGGLVTLYGHCSGILVREGQTVKAWETVAKVGSTGRSTGNHLHFEVRVNGVKQNPRNYLP
- a CDS encoding DUF6103 family protein — translated: MKKESITIQMDGEKLRAVKRYMEKKDADLTKELCDSLQKLYEKYVPSSVREYIDEGIEGEAPAEASPKKQKEKIRQTAEPRQEEQ
- a CDS encoding VirB4 family type IV secretion system protein, with product MARKRSPQSPPQEDVKIKDFLDMIAPGIIKFNTDHFLCGNTYRCVWVLREYPTTTEEQAILRHLGEKDGVTLRIYTRQVTAAEEKKIIHNAANKNRMDKSSTNDLQQTVTAESNLQDVVTLVSSMHRNREPLLHCAVFLELTAHDSDALKLLQTDVLTELVRSKLNVDRLMLRQREGFLAVGPAGWNVFASQFERVLPASSVANLYPFNYSGKTDPHGFYLGRDKFGSNIIADFDKRDDDKTNANVLILGNSGQGKSYLLKLILCNILESGKSVLCLDPEHEYVELAENLGGCFIDLMSGRYRINPLEPKTWDEGGSPEDTDAPQAFRQSTKLSQHISFLKDFFRCYKDFSDRHIDAIEIMLGKLYEQFGISDRTDFRSLGTTDYPILSDLYALIEAEYKGYDKTKYQLYPPELLQEILLGLHSMCMGAESQFFNGHTNVTSDRFIVFGVKGLLQASRNVKNALLFNVLSFMSDKLLTEGNTAAAIDELYLFLTNLTAIEYIRNFMKRVRKKESAVILSSQNLEDFNIEHIRELTKPLFSIPSHAFLFNAGNIDKRFYIDSLQLEESEYNLIRFPQRGVCLYKCGIERYNLAVHAPAYKEKLFGTAGGR
- a CDS encoding gamma-glutamylcyclotransferase family protein — its product is MKNKLYIAYGSNLNLPQMAHRCPSAKVVGASEIKNYALVFRGGRSGAVATIEPCEGSSVPVLLWKITPKDEAALDVYEGFPRFYDKEMMELPLDGQMVSAMVYVMTPGHRLGYPSDYYYNTIREGYKTAGFDPAVLEQAVDYTEQLMESEPEPEQQNLFGFGEMKWW
- a CDS encoding DUF3846 domain-containing protein, translating into MRENRIKVLKIEPGQAPQVKEIPNDLASLQAEVGGLIECIGFPNGCVAVCNEEGKINGMLPNRRLGADIICGPFFVCDTAHDGNFTSLRKSKIAEYSQLFADIPEFTGQEPELEPGFTFIGFEY